From Paenibacillus polymyxa, the proteins below share one genomic window:
- the spoVAC gene encoding stage V sporulation protein AC produces the protein MPAKSGQRGFRTNSSPLSINEKDYQSVSQKHEPSRKVFANCVRAFLVGGVICVIGQAIQEAFMAGMHIPAKEAAAPTASMMILLSVILTCIGVYDKIAQWAGAGTAVPITGFANSMCSAALEYRSEGLVLGVGANMFKLAGSVVVFGVVAAFIVGVIYAILGVGGNHL, from the coding sequence ATGCCAGCTAAGTCAGGACAGCGCGGTTTTCGTACCAATTCGTCGCCGTTGTCCATAAATGAGAAAGACTATCAAAGTGTTTCCCAAAAGCATGAACCTTCCAGAAAAGTATTTGCCAATTGTGTGCGTGCTTTTCTGGTTGGTGGCGTCATCTGTGTGATTGGGCAGGCGATTCAGGAAGCCTTTATGGCAGGGATGCATATTCCAGCCAAAGAAGCTGCGGCACCAACTGCATCCATGATGATCCTCTTGTCTGTTATATTAACCTGCATCGGGGTCTACGATAAGATTGCCCAATGGGCAGGAGCGGGAACCGCTGTACCCATCACAGGTTTTGCGAACTCAATGTGTTCAGCTGCATTGGAGTATCGTTCCGAGGGATTGGTACTTGGAGTTGGTGCAAATATGTTCAAGCTGGCAGGCTCCGTTGTTGTATTTGGTGTTGTGGCCGCATTTATCGTGGGCGTTATATACGCAATCCTCGGTGTGGGGGGCAATCACTTATGA
- the spoVAD gene encoding stage V sporulation protein AD, protein MRRQGGQTWKFESRPRIIGSATVVGPDEGEGPLSTDFDYIYDNIEINEKTWEKAERRLIEHSTELALINSNLNKEEVQFFISGDLMNQIISSSFSASKLAIPYLGVFGACSTSMESLALAALIVDSEAGDYVMAGTTSHNCTVEKQFRYPNEYGAQKPPTAQYTVTGSGAAIVGHAKSGTVVDCATIGRVMDMGIKDPFNMGGAMAPAAADTLLSHFRDTGRDPGYYDLIVTGDLASVGLPIAKELLKKDGFDMNQTEFNDCGLLIYDINKQKKVIAGGSGCGCSAVVTYGHLLKRIEKGELQKVLVVATGALLSPLTTQQGESIPCVAHAVAFEAGGKV, encoded by the coding sequence ATGAGAAGACAGGGAGGACAAACCTGGAAGTTCGAGTCGAGACCGCGCATCATTGGGAGTGCAACTGTTGTAGGCCCGGATGAAGGAGAGGGACCGTTGTCCACAGATTTCGATTATATTTATGACAATATCGAAATAAACGAGAAAACATGGGAAAAAGCGGAACGAAGATTAATTGAGCATTCTACAGAGCTTGCGTTAATTAATTCAAATTTAAACAAAGAGGAAGTGCAATTTTTCATAAGTGGTGATCTGATGAATCAGATTATCAGCAGCTCATTTTCGGCTAGCAAGCTTGCTATTCCTTATTTAGGTGTTTTCGGAGCCTGCTCAACGTCGATGGAAAGCTTGGCTTTAGCAGCACTTATTGTGGATTCAGAGGCGGGCGACTACGTGATGGCGGGTACAACCAGCCATAACTGTACTGTGGAAAAACAATTCCGCTATCCTAATGAATACGGAGCACAGAAGCCCCCCACAGCTCAGTATACTGTTACCGGTTCCGGTGCGGCCATTGTGGGACATGCGAAGTCAGGTACGGTGGTAGATTGTGCCACTATTGGGCGTGTAATGGATATGGGCATTAAAGATCCCTTTAATATGGGCGGGGCCATGGCTCCAGCGGCGGCGGACACGCTTTTGTCTCATTTTCGAGATACAGGCAGGGACCCAGGCTACTATGATCTTATTGTAACAGGGGATTTAGCCTCCGTAGGGCTGCCGATTGCCAAGGAGCTGCTTAAAAAAGATGGATTCGATATGAATCAAACGGAATTTAATGATTGCGGTTTACTGATTTACGACATCAATAAGCAAAAGAAGGTCATTGCAGGTGGAAGTGGTTGCGGATGCTCAGCTGTTGTAACCTATGGACATCTGTTAAAGCGGATCGAAAAGGGAGAACTACAAAAGGTGCTGGTCGTGGCGACCGGAGCGTTATTGTCTCCTTTGACTACACAGCAGGGTGAAAGCATTCCATGTGTTGCACATGCTGTAGCTTTTGAAGCGGGAGGAAAAGTATGA
- the spoVAE gene encoding stage V sporulation protein AE: MIFLWAFLVGGAICVVGQLMMDVIKLTPAHTMSTLVVAGAIADAVGIYDPLIKFAGAGATIPITSFGNSLVHGALTELEKDGWLGVITGIFSLTSAGISSAIIFSFLACLFVRPKGSI; this comes from the coding sequence ATGATATTTCTATGGGCTTTTTTAGTGGGCGGTGCCATTTGTGTCGTGGGTCAGTTGATGATGGATGTAATCAAATTGACCCCGGCACACACAATGAGTACGTTGGTGGTAGCAGGTGCAATTGCCGACGCTGTCGGAATATATGATCCCCTTATCAAATTTGCTGGAGCGGGTGCGACGATTCCAATTACCAGCTTTGGTAACTCACTCGTACATGGGGCACTAACCGAATTGGAAAAGGACGGATGGCTTGGTGTTATTACAGGGATCTTTAGTCTGACAAGCGCAGGGATTTCCTCGGCGATTATTTTCTCTTTTCTGGCATGCTTGTTTGTTCGTCCAAAAGGAAGCATATAA
- a CDS encoding AAA family ATPase has translation MPVRQESVQIVSAIRSNLESCILGKSFEIKLLLTAMLAGGHILIEDVPGTGKTQMIKALAKSMRGDYRRVQCNPDILPSDITGVSIFHPRDERFYFRPGPVMTNILLADEINRATTKTQSALLEVMEERSVTVDGDTHMLPHPFMLCATQNPIDFEGTYMLPEAQLDRFMLKISLGYPDLETERNMLLHHQTGQPADRLEAVAHMEQIADIQQEIRDIYMDEAVTSYLLDIVRATREHPSVLLGASPRAALAFVMAAKAFAFQDNRDYVLPDDVKALAPYVLTHRLLLRPEARLDSSNAQSVLQSVLRQVHVPVRMERS, from the coding sequence ATGCCCGTGCGTCAAGAATCTGTGCAGATTGTATCTGCAATCCGTTCTAATCTGGAATCATGCATATTAGGGAAATCCTTTGAAATAAAATTATTGCTTACGGCTATGCTGGCGGGTGGACACATTCTGATCGAAGACGTTCCGGGTACGGGGAAAACGCAAATGATCAAGGCTCTTGCAAAATCCATGCGTGGTGATTATCGCCGTGTTCAATGTAATCCTGATATTCTACCGAGTGATATTACAGGGGTATCTATATTTCATCCACGGGACGAGCGTTTTTATTTCCGTCCGGGTCCGGTTATGACTAACATTTTGCTGGCAGACGAAATTAACCGAGCGACGACGAAAACCCAGTCAGCTCTGCTGGAGGTTATGGAGGAACGAAGTGTGACGGTGGATGGGGACACTCATATGTTGCCTCATCCTTTTATGTTGTGTGCCACTCAAAATCCAATTGATTTTGAAGGCACTTATATGCTGCCGGAAGCACAATTAGATCGTTTTATGCTCAAAATCAGCCTGGGCTATCCTGATTTGGAGACAGAGCGCAACATGCTGCTTCATCATCAGACGGGCCAGCCAGCAGATCGTCTGGAGGCTGTAGCGCATATGGAACAGATTGCTGACATCCAGCAGGAAATCAGAGATATCTATATGGACGAAGCGGTGACGTCCTATTTACTCGATATCGTGCGTGCGACAAGAGAACATCCATCTGTGCTACTGGGAGCTAGTCCACGGGCCGCACTTGCTTTTGTCATGGCTGCCAAGGCATTCGCTTTTCAGGATAACCGTGACTATGTGTTGCCTGATGATGTGAAGGCGCTGGCACCTTATGTACTGACGCATCGTTTGCTGCTGCGTCCCGAAGCACGCCTCGATAGCTCCAACGCCCAGTCCGTGTTGCAGTCCGTGCTCCGACAGGTTCATGTACCCGTACGAATGGAGCGTTCTTAA
- a CDS encoding DUF58 domain-containing protein, producing the protein MNMVKRKRRLPRLSSRIWLMLCIWVVCLLYLLFQGGKTSVMLFSMVTLLIVYLWMVGLSGVRRVQGHRQLSQGSEFGELLHAGDQVHVKLSLSIPGFLPLPYVIVREVLKRHTGESWSFEDSVIPSMKGGGQLTFQTPALERGSYYFEETECVSEDIFGLLEHKGRLNARGEFRVLPRTAFIPYWQINDRRSRMSGPQTVQTRTRRETTQINGVRDYVYGDRFSRIHWNATARTGSWKSKEFEHETVPKTMLVLDVQTKHYVNADQFELAVSSTASLLEYGGRERMGVGLCTAGGKGTVFQPSEQMMERQRMMHHLVDIHTTSQGSLMTAVESCVRQFPKGCYFILISPLKDHQALELLRWADTRGMTPCHVYIGEGSAEGEAEKWMSMLRARGIKGYDVESLEELPAVMGGGTQ; encoded by the coding sequence ATGAACATGGTCAAAAGGAAGCGCAGGCTTCCCCGGCTATCAAGTCGCATCTGGCTTATGCTATGTATATGGGTAGTGTGCCTGCTTTATTTGTTGTTTCAGGGTGGAAAGACATCGGTCATGCTGTTTTCTATGGTTACGTTGTTAATCGTTTATTTATGGATGGTTGGTCTGAGTGGAGTTCGTCGCGTCCAGGGCCATCGTCAGCTTTCGCAAGGCTCGGAGTTTGGCGAGCTGCTGCATGCGGGAGATCAGGTACACGTAAAGCTCAGTCTGAGCATTCCTGGCTTTCTTCCGTTACCCTATGTCATTGTTCGCGAGGTGCTCAAGCGACATACGGGGGAATCCTGGTCGTTTGAAGACAGTGTTATCCCTAGTATGAAAGGTGGCGGCCAGCTTACATTTCAAACCCCTGCTTTAGAACGAGGAAGCTACTATTTTGAGGAAACCGAATGTGTGAGTGAGGACATCTTTGGCCTGTTGGAGCACAAGGGCAGGTTGAATGCACGCGGTGAATTTCGGGTGCTTCCTCGCACGGCATTCATTCCATATTGGCAGATCAATGATCGCCGCTCAAGGATGTCTGGACCGCAGACCGTTCAAACTCGAACGCGCCGTGAAACGACACAAATCAACGGTGTACGAGATTATGTATATGGAGATCGGTTTTCACGTATCCACTGGAATGCGACGGCTCGCACAGGTAGTTGGAAATCGAAGGAATTTGAGCATGAGACGGTTCCCAAAACGATGCTCGTGCTCGACGTACAAACAAAGCATTATGTAAACGCCGACCAGTTTGAGCTAGCTGTATCTTCTACCGCTTCATTGCTGGAATATGGTGGACGGGAGCGGATGGGAGTCGGACTGTGTACAGCTGGAGGGAAGGGGACTGTTTTTCAGCCAAGTGAGCAGATGATGGAACGACAACGAATGATGCATCACTTGGTAGACATCCACACCACTTCGCAAGGCAGCTTGATGACTGCTGTAGAAAGCTGTGTGCGCCAGTTTCCGAAAGGCTGTTATTTTATACTGATTAGTCCGCTGAAGGATCATCAGGCGCTGGAACTTCTTCGCTGGGCCGATACCCGGGGGATGACTCCGTGCCATGTCTATATCGGCGAAGGCTCTGCCGAGGGAGAAGCTGAAAAGTGGATGAGTATGCTTCGTGCAAGGGGAATTAAGGGCTACGATGTTGAGAGCCTCGAAGAGCTCCCGGCTGTAATGGGGGGAGGGACACAATGA
- a CDS encoding transglutaminase TgpA family protein, with the protein MKSWLQSLKSSWAPTFTFLWIIIIAMQWVSFASELWLEETRALVLMTITMLALVKILLPFRPWIEFVVKAVTLFFILYRTLVSYSIIIPFGGAANRLDQFISNMSPYVWFSLIAWLVIEMVPLIVTTKQRILVFVGINVAALAVLDSFTPTVLWEEVAWIVFAGMGWLVTQHLQHFRQHYPQGWKHIRRYPYKIAANIAVIFALIIMAGVNMPEVQPALTDPYTAWTQRISSTTAGTTNGSGALNQRMNTASGYSRQDNRLGGGFNFDYSPVMTITTNQRSYWRGETKRTYSGTGWVDVGNDDPAPNEVSMTAELENAQETRHSTEQVVQTVTMQNDQSYPVLFGAYSVHRVQSVDRDSRANGLRWNPEQAELLWNPASRRTAYPKTYTLVSHVPVIPEKELRRKSFNELYGKNKQEAYLQIPEELPQRVRDLARNVTATAKTPYEKVGLLQQYLQQNYAYTNNPDLSRKRSRDFVDAFLFEIREGYCDYYSTSLVMMARSVGVPARWVKGYAPGQQTFSDDATTGDGDENMSSYSVTNADAHSWAEVYLGEYGWVPIEATPGFDMPLLTEQEDSKTPDAPEVKDQPESEQPEQTPQIDPGEGLEIHPVIIGSAAAIILLWAAYIIWRNRADIHFYLLRLRTGKPLTPDEKVVVETEHWLRYMRRKGYVRASHETLRESVDRWSQEAPERAVILHQLLGRFEQARYSPSSVTAEDWRSVRQQASLLQKEPWIKRWAGRRAKSDQKDEG; encoded by the coding sequence ATGAAAAGCTGGTTACAATCGTTAAAGAGCTCCTGGGCTCCCACTTTTACGTTCTTGTGGATTATTATTATTGCTATGCAATGGGTGTCTTTTGCTTCTGAATTATGGCTGGAAGAGACGAGGGCACTTGTACTGATGACCATTACAATGCTGGCGCTGGTGAAGATTTTACTACCATTTCGTCCATGGATTGAATTTGTCGTTAAGGCGGTAACGCTGTTCTTTATTTTGTATCGGACATTAGTGTCTTACTCCATCATTATCCCCTTTGGCGGGGCAGCCAATCGTCTGGATCAGTTTATATCTAATATGTCTCCTTATGTTTGGTTTTCCCTCATTGCTTGGCTAGTCATTGAAATGGTGCCGCTCATCGTTACCACGAAGCAGCGGATTCTAGTTTTTGTGGGCATCAACGTTGCAGCTCTGGCGGTGCTTGATTCCTTCACACCAACTGTGCTGTGGGAGGAGGTTGCCTGGATCGTCTTTGCTGGTATGGGATGGCTAGTGACACAGCATCTGCAGCATTTTCGTCAGCATTATCCTCAAGGATGGAAGCATATTCGGCGTTATCCGTATAAAATTGCGGCCAATATTGCTGTCATTTTTGCGCTTATAATTATGGCGGGTGTGAATATGCCCGAGGTACAGCCAGCTTTGACGGACCCCTATACAGCGTGGACCCAGCGCATTAGCTCAACCACCGCAGGAACCACCAATGGATCTGGGGCACTGAATCAGCGCATGAACACCGCATCTGGTTATAGTCGCCAGGATAATCGATTGGGTGGAGGTTTTAATTTTGATTATTCGCCTGTCATGACCATCACAACTAATCAGCGAAGCTATTGGCGAGGAGAAACGAAACGAACCTATTCCGGTACAGGTTGGGTTGACGTGGGCAACGATGATCCAGCACCAAATGAGGTGTCGATGACCGCAGAGCTTGAAAACGCACAAGAAACGAGACACTCTACTGAGCAGGTCGTGCAGACCGTTACCATGCAAAATGATCAGAGCTATCCCGTTCTGTTTGGCGCCTATTCGGTGCATCGTGTTCAATCGGTGGACAGAGATTCACGGGCAAACGGGTTGCGTTGGAATCCGGAACAGGCAGAACTGCTTTGGAATCCAGCCTCTCGAAGAACTGCTTATCCTAAAACGTATACTTTGGTATCGCATGTTCCAGTGATCCCTGAGAAAGAGCTGCGTAGAAAAAGTTTTAATGAGTTGTATGGAAAAAATAAACAGGAAGCCTACTTACAAATTCCAGAGGAATTGCCGCAGCGGGTTCGTGATTTGGCTCGCAATGTAACGGCGACGGCCAAAACGCCGTATGAAAAAGTCGGATTGCTACAGCAGTATCTACAGCAAAATTACGCATATACGAACAATCCGGATCTCTCACGGAAAAGAAGCAGGGATTTCGTGGATGCCTTTCTGTTTGAGATTCGGGAGGGCTATTGCGATTATTATTCCACTTCATTAGTCATGATGGCTCGCTCCGTTGGGGTTCCAGCCCGTTGGGTCAAAGGGTATGCTCCTGGCCAGCAGACGTTTTCAGATGATGCAACCACGGGCGATGGTGACGAAAACATGTCCTCTTATTCCGTGACAAACGCGGACGCTCATTCCTGGGCAGAGGTATATTTAGGCGAATATGGCTGGGTTCCGATAGAAGCTACGCCTGGCTTTGATATGCCGTTACTTACAGAGCAGGAGGATTCAAAGACTCCAGACGCCCCAGAGGTCAAGGATCAGCCAGAATCAGAGCAGCCTGAGCAGACTCCGCAGATAGATCCAGGGGAAGGCTTAGAGATTCATCCTGTAATTATAGGCTCTGCTGCTGCCATTATCCTATTGTGGGCTGCTTATATCATCTGGCGTAACCGAGCAGATATTCACTTTTACCTGCTGCGTTTACGCACAGGTAAACCGCTGACCCCAGATGAAAAAGTGGTCGTCGAAACGGAACACTGGTTACGGTACATGCGAAGGAAAGGCTATGTCCGCGCAAGCCATGAGACACTGAGGGAATCAGTCGACAGATGGTCACAAGAAGCACCGGAGCGCGCTGTGATTTTACATCAGTTGCTAGGACGCTTTGAACAAGCGCGTTATAGTCCTTCGTCGGTAACCGCTGAGGATTGGCGCAGTGTTCGCCAGCAAGCTTCCCTGTTGCAAAAAGAACCATGGATAAAACGATGGGCTGGGCGAAGAGCCAAGTCTGACCAGAAAGATGAAGGCTAG
- a CDS encoding YqeG family HAD IIIA-type phosphatase, translating to MFEMLMPKLRVNTVFDIDLEGLYAQGYRGIITDLDNTLVGAKAPNATPELVAWFEKVKQAGFKLVIVSNNNMDRVSVFATPLDIEFIHAARKPSNSSFRRAIRMMGLTPEETIMVGDQMLTDVLGGNRMGLHTVLVLPISIHDEGVMTRFNRRLERIALTRLRKKGLWLEEEKKND from the coding sequence TTGTTTGAAATGCTGATGCCCAAATTACGGGTGAATACCGTCTTTGATATTGATCTTGAAGGCTTGTATGCTCAAGGATATCGCGGCATTATTACGGATCTGGATAACACGCTGGTCGGTGCAAAAGCGCCGAACGCAACTCCCGAGCTGGTGGCCTGGTTTGAAAAGGTCAAACAGGCGGGTTTTAAGCTTGTCATCGTGTCTAATAACAATATGGACCGTGTATCCGTGTTTGCTACGCCTTTGGACATTGAATTTATACATGCCGCCCGGAAGCCATCCAACTCGTCCTTTCGTAGAGCCATTCGTATGATGGGGCTTACTCCGGAAGAGACTATTATGGTCGGGGATCAAATGTTGACGGACGTATTGGGAGGCAACCGAATGGGTTTGCATACCGTTTTGGTGCTGCCGATATCCATTCATGATGAAGGAGTCATGACCCGATTTAATCGACGGTTGGAGCGAATCGCGCTCACAAGGTTACGTAAGAAAGGCTTATGGCTTGAGGAGGAAAAGAAGAATGACTGA
- the yqeH gene encoding ribosome biogenesis GTPase YqeH has product MTERPDGGTAVKCSGCGIAMQTTSPDLPGYIPEKLLTREPVICQRCFRIKNYNETSSVTVDQDEFLKLLSQIGDKDALVIHIVDIFDFEGSLISGLQRFVGSNPVVLAVNKTDLLPKVTNWNKVRNWVQKQAKEQGLRTEEIVLCSAKKNQGFDRLLDVVSELRGNRDVYVVGATNVGKSTLINRLIRDYSDMEQELTTSRYPGTTLDMVNIPLDDGKHIIDTPGIVYPWRFSEIVSRQDLSAIMPDKPLKPAAYQLDAGQTLFFGGMARFDFVDGQHQSFTCYINGGLKIHRTKLERADQLFADHAGELLSPPTRDQLAEMPEWTRHEFRVPRKSPSDIYISGLGWIRVNSENGALVAVHAPRGVRVLLRPALI; this is encoded by the coding sequence ATGACTGAAAGACCTGACGGCGGAACTGCCGTCAAATGTAGTGGTTGCGGTATCGCCATGCAGACCACTAGCCCGGACCTTCCGGGATATATTCCGGAAAAATTATTAACTCGTGAACCGGTCATCTGTCAGCGTTGCTTCCGGATCAAAAACTATAATGAAACCTCTTCGGTGACGGTAGATCAAGATGAATTCTTGAAGCTGCTTAGTCAGATTGGGGACAAGGATGCGCTCGTCATCCACATTGTAGATATTTTTGATTTTGAAGGTAGCTTGATTTCCGGCCTACAGCGTTTTGTAGGTTCGAATCCGGTTGTACTGGCAGTCAATAAGACTGATTTGTTGCCTAAGGTCACAAACTGGAACAAGGTACGTAACTGGGTACAAAAGCAAGCGAAGGAGCAAGGGCTACGCACGGAAGAAATCGTACTGTGCTCTGCTAAAAAAAATCAGGGCTTTGACCGTCTGCTGGATGTGGTATCTGAACTGCGTGGTAACCGTGATGTATATGTAGTCGGAGCCACAAATGTGGGTAAATCCACGCTCATTAACCGCTTGATTCGTGATTATAGCGATATGGAGCAGGAACTCACAACATCCCGTTACCCAGGAACTACACTCGATATGGTGAATATTCCGCTCGACGACGGCAAGCACATTATTGATACTCCGGGTATTGTGTACCCTTGGCGGTTCAGTGAAATTGTCTCCCGTCAGGACTTGAGTGCTATTATGCCGGACAAGCCGCTGAAGCCTGCTGCATATCAGCTTGATGCCGGACAAACATTGTTTTTCGGCGGTATGGCCCGATTTGATTTTGTAGACGGTCAGCACCAATCTTTTACCTGCTACATTAACGGTGGTCTTAAAATACATCGCACGAAGCTGGAGCGAGCTGATCAGTTGTTCGCTGATCATGCCGGGGAGCTATTGTCTCCACCAACACGCGATCAATTGGCAGAGATGCCAGAATGGACCAGACATGAGTTCCGCGTTCCACGCAAATCTCCATCGGACATCTATATATCCGGTTTGGGATGGATTAGGGTGAATAGTGAGAACGGAGCTCTGGTAGCGGTTCATGCTCCTCGGGGAGTCCGTGTGCTTTTGCGGCCTGCGTTGATCTAA
- the aroE gene encoding shikimate dehydrogenase, with protein MNSGESGATERDLVLLGVLGDPIKHSKSPLMHKIALQAAGIEGDFVPLHVTPDQLEDAVKGIRALHFRGVNVTIPHKVEVMKYLDEIDEGARLIGAVNTIVNDNGRLKGYNTDGIGYVRSLKEETSVELKGARIAVLGAGGAARGVIHALLEERPESVIILNRTRDKAEQLALEWTTEAIPVMGYSNEEAKNVLTTVDVLINTTSVGMSPLSDELPLETNLIPQGIIVSDLIYNPLETRLLRESREQRGCTVHGGLGMFVYQGAVAFEYFTGVAPAVDQMRAAVLRSLT; from the coding sequence ATGAACAGCGGGGAGTCTGGAGCGACCGAACGAGATCTTGTACTATTGGGCGTATTGGGTGATCCGATCAAGCACTCCAAATCGCCTCTTATGCATAAAATAGCTTTACAGGCAGCGGGGATTGAGGGAGATTTTGTACCTCTTCATGTCACACCGGATCAGCTGGAGGATGCTGTGAAGGGGATTCGGGCTTTGCATTTCCGCGGAGTCAATGTGACGATTCCCCATAAGGTTGAAGTTATGAAATATCTGGATGAGATTGATGAAGGGGCCCGGCTCATCGGCGCTGTCAATACGATAGTGAATGACAATGGACGGCTCAAGGGCTATAATACGGACGGAATTGGCTATGTGCGTTCCCTTAAAGAAGAGACTTCTGTTGAGTTAAAGGGTGCAAGAATTGCTGTTCTAGGAGCCGGTGGGGCTGCTCGGGGCGTGATTCATGCTTTGTTGGAGGAGCGACCTGAATCGGTCATTATTCTGAACCGAACACGTGACAAAGCTGAACAACTGGCATTGGAGTGGACGACAGAAGCAATTCCAGTAATGGGCTATTCCAACGAGGAAGCCAAGAATGTACTCACGACAGTGGATGTATTGATTAATACAACCTCGGTGGGAATGTCTCCTTTATCTGATGAGCTTCCACTGGAAACGAATCTGATTCCGCAGGGAATCATTGTGAGCGATTTGATCTACAACCCGCTGGAAACGAGGCTTTTACGCGAAAGTCGTGAACAGCGTGGCTGCACTGTACATGGAGGTTTAGGCATGTTTGTGTACCAAGGGGCAGTGGCTTTTGAGTATTTTACGGGAGTGGCCCCTGCAGTAGACCAAATGAGAGCGGCTGTGCTGAGAAGCCTAACGTAA
- the yhbY gene encoding ribosome assembly RNA-binding protein YhbY has protein sequence MLTGKQKRYLRSMAHHLDPVFQVGKNGTNEHLMRHINDAIEKRELMKVQILNNCLDDKHEIAEELAAETGSELVQLIGSTIILYKESRDHKQIELPRG, from the coding sequence ATGTTAACAGGTAAACAAAAAAGATATCTGCGCTCCATGGCGCATCATTTGGACCCAGTTTTTCAAGTAGGTAAAAACGGTACGAATGAGCATCTTATGCGTCACATCAATGATGCGATTGAAAAGCGTGAGCTGATGAAAGTACAAATTTTGAACAACTGTTTAGACGACAAACATGAAATTGCGGAAGAACTGGCAGCAGAGACGGGTTCCGAGCTTGTACAGCTTATTGGGAGCACCATTATTTTGTACAAGGAATCTCGTGATCATAAGCAAATCGAGTTGCCTAGAGGATAA
- the yqeK gene encoding bis(5'-nucleosyl)-tetraphosphatase (symmetrical) YqeK: MKYSREQLMEVVSGQMPEKRWKHTLGVMHTSVELAKRYGADPDKAELAAILHDVAKYWPVQQMEEVIRNYPECDQALLEHDKQLWHSEVGYCVAARDYGVDDPEIRNAIRWHTSGRVGMSLLDKVVCLADYIEPGRDFPGVEHIRKQAKKSLEQGLIAGFDSTISLLLEKQKVIFPLTVLSRNDLIRQLKQKKTEVHE; the protein is encoded by the coding sequence ATGAAGTACAGCCGTGAGCAGCTAATGGAAGTCGTATCTGGCCAGATGCCTGAAAAACGCTGGAAGCACACGCTGGGTGTTATGCATACCTCTGTTGAGCTTGCGAAGCGTTATGGAGCAGACCCGGATAAGGCAGAACTGGCGGCTATTTTGCATGATGTAGCGAAATATTGGCCTGTTCAGCAGATGGAGGAAGTGATTCGTAACTATCCCGAATGTGATCAGGCGCTATTGGAGCATGACAAGCAGCTCTGGCATTCAGAGGTAGGGTACTGCGTTGCGGCAAGAGATTACGGAGTGGATGATCCGGAAATAAGGAATGCGATCCGCTGGCATACGTCAGGCCGCGTAGGTATGAGCCTGCTGGATAAAGTCGTGTGTCTGGCTGATTACATCGAACCGGGGCGGGATTTTCCCGGGGTTGAACATATCCGTAAACAGGCAAAGAAAAGTTTGGAGCAGGGCCTTATCGCTGGCTTTGATTCTACGATTTCATTGTTGCTGGAAAAGCAAAAGGTTATTTTTCCGCTGACGGTTTTGTCGCGCAATGACTTGATTCGACAGCTAAAACAGAAAAAAACGGAGGTTCATGAATGA
- the rsfS gene encoding ribosome silencing factor yields MTLTNEKLMQTAVEAANDKKAMNIVALDLRGVSLVADYFVICHGNSDTQVQAIVTEIRKRAHDEGVTIKGIEGMDSARWVLMDLGDVVVHVFHRDEREYYNIERLWSDAKVVEKV; encoded by the coding sequence ATGACCCTAACGAATGAGAAATTAATGCAAACGGCGGTTGAGGCCGCTAATGATAAAAAGGCAATGAATATTGTCGCACTGGATTTGCGTGGAGTATCGCTAGTTGCGGATTATTTTGTAATCTGTCACGGTAATTCGGATACACAAGTACAGGCGATTGTAACAGAAATTCGCAAACGCGCTCATGATGAAGGTGTAACCATCAAAGGAATCGAAGGAATGGATTCTGCTCGCTGGGTTCTAATGGATTTGGGAGATGTTGTAGTGCATGTCTTCCATCGCGACGAACGCGAATATTATAACATTGAACGGCTTTGGTCGGATGCTAAGGTTGTGGAGAAGGTATGA